Proteins from one Coleofasciculus chthonoplastes PCC 7420 genomic window:
- a CDS encoding COP23 domain-containing protein, whose protein sequence is MKNRSIANLLVASIVATQVPLLLAAPKSLAAPAGTSFECHQLLNHPSGSPWATFVVTAKGEKLGSPILLWRNQLGSTYTPEVRCKSVTNRLNIVVTNNGGRLSNLWLTVGRVNGQGVICYVNGVGGGCNASNVLLTLSGQNSRNPGAVLGDLLAYIQTGGASGTSIQESGGQLYVNLGQLVDAAVGTAPEATTSPSTPLQPVPPPVTPQPVPGNQPSGGGGPI, encoded by the coding sequence ATGAAAAATCGATCAATTGCCAACCTACTCGTCGCTAGTATAGTGGCGACTCAAGTTCCCCTATTACTCGCTGCACCCAAAAGTTTAGCGGCGCCTGCTGGTACTAGCTTTGAATGTCATCAGCTTTTGAATCACCCCAGTGGTTCCCCCTGGGCAACGTTTGTGGTAACAGCAAAGGGTGAGAAGCTGGGAAGTCCCATTCTTTTATGGAGAAATCAACTCGGTTCAACCTACACACCCGAAGTTCGCTGTAAGTCGGTCACCAATCGTCTGAATATTGTTGTTACTAATAATGGTGGTAGACTCAGCAACTTGTGGTTGACTGTTGGTCGAGTCAATGGTCAAGGCGTGATTTGTTACGTTAATGGTGTGGGAGGAGGCTGCAACGCAAGCAATGTCTTGCTAACCCTTAGTGGTCAAAATTCCCGCAATCCAGGTGCAGTGCTTGGTGATTTACTTGCCTATATCCAGACAGGGGGAGCGAGTGGGACTTCGATTCAAGAATCTGGTGGACAACTTTACGTCAACTTAGGACAATTAGTTGATGCGGCGGTGGGAACGGCTCCAGAAGCGACAACCAGTCCCTCGACACCGTTGCAGCCTGTCCCACCTCCGGTGACTCCACAGCCTGTTCCTGGAAATCAACCCAGTGGGGGTGGGGGTCCTATTTGA
- a CDS encoding S1 family peptidase yields MNFIQLTLLFLGLLLINTRANPLPLVSGSQSETINRTNSVMAREPIQYPQKSGLFLGEQQTSNLSTQETWLFNQRSIEAQKNHKITNHYPPSHVTENLSVPEIARDITVRILLETSSGSGVIIGRHGDVYTVLTNEHIVNQGRNPNYTVLTSDGRTHSGQWRHHRNGADGENLDIALVEFKTDQTYPVALIGNSRELSLNERVYSAGFPNYYFPENANYVESTYSWGLRAFALTTGQVSMLPEQPLLNGYKLGYTNDVKDGMSGGPVLNQQGELVGINGRHKYILGGINAYSFTDGTQPSPELFEQMEALSWGIPSESFLQIVNRHSTGLESVSR; encoded by the coding sequence GTGAATTTTATCCAATTGACGTTGTTGTTTTTGGGACTGTTGTTGATCAATACCCGTGCTAACCCTTTACCCCTAGTCTCTGGGAGCCAGAGTGAGACAATAAACCGCACAAATTCTGTAATGGCTAGGGAGCCTATACAGTATCCTCAGAAATCCGGTTTATTCCTCGGAGAACAGCAAACAAGCAACCTTTCTACACAAGAGACTTGGTTGTTTAATCAACGTTCTATAGAGGCACAAAAAAATCATAAGATTACCAATCATTACCCCCCCAGTCACGTAACCGAAAATTTATCCGTTCCAGAAATCGCTAGGGATATCACTGTGCGAATTTTACTGGAGACAAGTAGTGGTTCAGGGGTGATTATTGGGCGTCATGGCGATGTTTATACGGTTTTGACTAATGAACATATCGTTAATCAAGGACGTAATCCTAACTATACTGTTTTAACGTCAGATGGAAGAACTCATTCAGGGCAATGGCGACATCATCGGAATGGGGCTGATGGGGAAAATTTAGATATTGCTTTGGTAGAGTTTAAAACGGATCAGACTTACCCCGTAGCCCTAATCGGAAACTCACGGGAACTCTCCCTTAACGAGAGAGTATATTCTGCTGGTTTCCCGAATTATTATTTTCCCGAAAATGCTAACTATGTGGAATCAACATATAGTTGGGGATTAAGAGCATTTGCTTTAACTACGGGACAGGTGAGTATGTTGCCCGAACAACCCCTACTCAACGGTTACAAACTTGGTTATACCAATGACGTTAAAGATGGCATGAGTGGTGGACCCGTTTTAAATCAGCAGGGGGAACTCGTGGGAATTAATGGACGACACAAGTATATATTAGGGGGAATCAATGCCTATAGTTTTACCGATGGCACTCAACCTTCACCGGAATTGTTTGAGCAAATGGAAGCGTTGAGTTGGGGGATTCCTAGTGAGAGTTTTCTGCAAATTGTGAACCGTCACTCGACCGGATTAGAGTCAGTTTCTCGATAA
- a CDS encoding S1 family peptidase yields MNVSIGVSTLSLGTITTVAIALSNAVALALTPTEIDALASQTTVVIGQGLQKGDVENRREWNTGSGVIIAKQGNRYSVLTALHVVRTQDVVYGIRTWDGNVHFVDTSAIHPLGSEQNRGKQINGLDLAVIQFESNHTYYQASVRNAQRLNSGEELFISGWPDPEDKSAYRVRWLRAGVLSFITPNPSVNGQYSLLYSNETRRGMSGGPVFDQDGWLVGIHGRGRAQNNEYCIDPQMSMNHSCGMQTIHFITAAEAANLSLNFNSDPVDPVVIATGQDNKQKADVIQNIYQDFTVDFIPSASRDQPSGTCWGLMLGEDFCDEGI; encoded by the coding sequence ATGAATGTCTCAATCGGCGTATCGACTTTGAGTTTAGGTACAATAACCACCGTCGCGATCGCACTCTCTAATGCTGTCGCTTTGGCGTTAACACCAACAGAAATCGATGCTCTGGCGTCTCAGACAACCGTTGTTATTGGTCAAGGCTTGCAAAAAGGAGATGTGGAAAATCGACGGGAGTGGAATACGGGTTCTGGCGTGATTATCGCCAAACAGGGCAATCGATATTCTGTGTTAACGGCACTCCATGTGGTTCGCACCCAAGATGTGGTGTACGGTATCCGTACCTGGGATGGTAACGTGCATTTTGTCGATACTTCAGCGATTCACCCTTTGGGTTCAGAACAAAATCGAGGTAAACAGATTAATGGTTTAGATTTAGCGGTTATCCAGTTTGAAAGTAATCATACCTATTACCAGGCTTCTGTTAGAAATGCACAGCGACTTAACTCAGGAGAAGAGTTATTTATTTCGGGGTGGCCCGATCCAGAAGATAAGAGTGCTTACCGGGTGCGTTGGTTAAGAGCAGGCGTCCTAAGTTTCATTACCCCCAATCCTTCAGTAAACGGACAGTACAGCTTACTTTATTCCAATGAAACTCGCCGAGGAATGAGTGGAGGACCTGTTTTTGATCAAGATGGGTGGTTAGTCGGTATTCATGGGCGGGGGCGGGCACAGAATAATGAATATTGTATCGATCCGCAAATGAGTATGAATCATAGTTGTGGGATGCAAACGATACATTTTATTACCGCAGCAGAAGCGGCAAACCTTAGCCTCAATTTCAATTCAGATCCTGTTGATCCAGTGGTGATTGCAACAGGACAAGACAATAAACAAAAAGCCGATGTCATTCAGAATATTTATCAAGATTTTACCGTGGATTTTATTCCCAGTGCCTCCAGGGATCAACCATCAGGAACCTGTTGGGGTTTAATGCTAGGGGAGGATTTTTGTGATGAGGGAATTTGA
- a CDS encoding iron uptake porin, which yields MKNRYEAWSLSLVLLATTAQIASAVPVNPSSNVQPDTWAYTALRSLVDYSGCVTGNPAFMGNQALTRQEFAAVLNDCRLSIEQQLNSNPNDLRIQQNRAGLERLLRDFAPELASLVPAGELETNPLVTPPSPTTPTNPQQTLQETRNVNSVVVETLPPEFSSGGDQGSEQINSPAIAPESVPLVVPPSPTSPTVSQALPQETRNVNSVVVETLSPEFSSGGDQGSEQMNSPAIATESLDIVNSDNDTMAQVTNVSQLRDVKPSDWAYEALRSLIERYGCITGYPDATFRGNQSLSRYEFAAGLNACLQQLEQQSNPNLTNMASQDDLVMLQRLQAEFATELADLRNRIDSLDGRTTQLEAQQFTGSGSYFPVVKFGGEVIIAPSIGFGGDPPGTGDANTSFNHLTRLQLVSTFSGFDRLRMELSTGNFTGFGFGNPNILNTNTALLSFQENTDNDIQLSMLEYRFAAFNNRTVFTVRPVGFSLNSVLTANSPFFDAGRGAISRFGEANPIFKIGNLDAGVGMDWLIGNNARLQLAYGANNGNNPDDGFLLGEDAHTAGLQFLLLPDDNLLTGLTFVYGYSPDGRLNTFTGSAIADASGFINQRSNIYAVSGTLQWRLAPQVTFSTWGGIVGTYAAKTDAFAVSTNYMFGLGLADLFQEGSLLGVMFGQPPKLVDLENFSVSSGLRENAESFHIEAFYRFKVNDNIFITPGVFLVTNPGNFADNNDIVIGTLRTTFRF from the coding sequence ATGAAGAACAGGTATGAGGCATGGAGTCTATCGTTAGTATTACTGGCGACAACTGCCCAAATTGCTAGTGCGGTTCCAGTGAACCCGTCGTCCAATGTGCAACCCGATACCTGGGCGTATACAGCCCTGCGATCGCTGGTTGATTATTCTGGCTGTGTCACGGGGAATCCAGCGTTTATGGGTAACCAAGCCTTGACTCGTCAGGAATTTGCTGCTGTCTTGAACGATTGTCGATTATCGATTGAGCAACAGTTGAACTCGAACCCCAATGATTTGAGGATTCAGCAAAATCGAGCGGGATTAGAGCGACTTTTGAGAGACTTTGCTCCAGAGTTAGCTAGTTTGGTTCCGGCTGGGGAATTAGAAACGAATCCCTTAGTAACACCACCATCGCCGACAACCCCAACAAATCCCCAACAAACACTTCAAGAAACGCGAAATGTCAATAGTGTTGTCGTCGAAACTCTGCCCCCAGAATTCTCTTCAGGGGGTGATCAAGGAAGTGAACAGATAAACTCACCCGCGATCGCACCGGAATCTGTTCCCTTAGTCGTTCCCCCGTCGCCAACCTCCCCAACCGTTTCCCAAGCACTACCTCAAGAAACGCGAAATGTCAATAGTGTTGTTGTGGAAACTTTATCCCCAGAATTCTCTTCAGGGGGTGATCAAGGAAGTGAACAGATGAACTCACCCGCGATCGCAACAGAATCCCTGGATATCGTTAATTCCGATAACGATACAATGGCTCAAGTCACCAATGTTTCCCAACTGCGAGACGTAAAACCGAGTGATTGGGCTTATGAAGCCTTGCGATCGCTCATTGAACGCTATGGCTGTATCACTGGATATCCTGACGCCACATTTCGCGGTAACCAATCTCTCAGTCGCTATGAATTTGCGGCGGGGTTAAATGCTTGTTTGCAACAACTTGAGCAACAATCCAACCCCAACCTAACAAACATGGCGAGTCAAGATGACTTAGTAATGTTGCAACGGCTACAAGCCGAATTTGCCACGGAACTCGCCGACTTACGCAATCGGATTGACAGTTTAGATGGGCGAACCACTCAATTAGAAGCCCAGCAATTTACCGGTTCTGGCTCTTATTTCCCCGTGGTTAAATTTGGTGGTGAAGTCATCATTGCACCCTCGATCGGCTTTGGTGGAGATCCTCCTGGTACTGGCGATGCAAATACCAGCTTCAATCACCTCACCCGCCTGCAACTTGTCTCTACCTTTTCCGGGTTTGATCGGCTGAGGATGGAGTTATCAACGGGTAACTTTACTGGGTTTGGGTTCGGTAATCCCAATATTTTGAATACAAACACCGCATTACTCTCCTTCCAAGAAAATACCGATAATGATATCCAACTATCCATGTTGGAATATCGCTTCGCCGCGTTCAACAATCGTACTGTCTTTACAGTCAGACCCGTAGGATTTAGCTTGAATAGTGTCTTAACCGCTAACTCTCCCTTCTTTGATGCAGGGCGCGGGGCAATTTCTCGCTTCGGTGAAGCCAATCCCATCTTTAAAATTGGCAACTTAGACGCTGGCGTTGGGATGGATTGGTTAATTGGGAATAACGCTCGCTTACAACTTGCCTATGGTGCCAATAATGGCAATAATCCTGATGATGGGTTTCTGCTGGGTGAAGATGCTCACACCGCAGGACTTCAATTTCTACTGTTACCCGATGACAACCTCTTAACCGGTTTGACATTCGTCTATGGTTACTCACCCGATGGACGTTTAAACACCTTTACCGGAAGTGCGATCGCGGATGCGTCTGGGTTTATTAACCAACGTTCTAATATTTATGCCGTCAGTGGGACGTTACAATGGCGATTAGCGCCTCAAGTGACGTTTTCCACCTGGGGCGGAATTGTTGGCACTTATGCCGCGAAAACGGATGCTTTTGCCGTCAGTACCAACTATATGTTTGGCTTAGGGCTTGCCGATCTATTCCAGGAAGGAAGCTTACTCGGAGTCATGTTTGGTCAACCCCCTAAACTCGTTGACCTGGAAAATTTCAGCGTGTCTAGTGGATTACGGGAAAATGCCGAATCCTTTCATATTGAAGCCTTCTATCGGTTTAAGGTGAACGATAATATTTTCATCACCCCCGGTGTCTTTCTCGTCACCAACCCTGGTAACTTTGCGGATAACAATGATATTGTTATTGGCACATTGCGGACAACGTTTCGGTTCTAA
- a CDS encoding tubulin-like doman-containing protein, with amino-acid sequence MATPVEEKSMVPTILIGIGGTGAEIVSRVRRLVAETYGNLTNFPILSFLVIDTDKDYKINNPDAAGSPLKDNEKHWASVSGKQVRDMVSNMENYPWINRWFPRELERNITSLEAGAGQIRACGRFALWCNYHEIRDKFLAACQRVKGRENFMLDRYGIKVSTNAINVFITGSLSGGTGSGMLIDMGYSIRKWLQGEGSPLITAIVPMPNAFVGISVGDRVLANGYAALMELSYFSDYRTEYVAQFSNSLTDEVRSKRPPFDFTYLVGTKNGESDFKLDQLREMIAQNIFLDLTSDFAPHKRSIRDNIKGAWAQADPGGRGYPKNFMSFGLSTIEIPIAQIRTSLSNRLAKDLIGWWLNESVQLPPQLLELVRGDILKRMRLTEAELIADLSAAADRSYLAVISEWVNSIRNEIATDNWLQCTQQGVKMLASEKGNIRQFVDGYLKPKVDNYRADHFREISPDERLHGDFLKKMYDNRDQLIKRGRKALEDEFYQILENRRQGPKFADAFLATVRQIFEDASDKFRREQDKIWSPKESERQRQYEAALQDITEFKDKFGVTKQAKMEEYCESALIGLEGCLTATIQRKARGIGLEVISRLQEHLTVLERRFNRWTQKLIQARDLYQEKANRQAESADALVINGIKLYDRQELNGLYQDLIEQLAGASEGSQTAYEMGMNGVCSTLSEEVLNLASPLWKETRMADEVMRLFDITEIPDVQDEDLRQIIVDRSQVVVAKAPQSSKLQQDLAACDRLFKVFNDDAEIVNNLRIAYNKSKPLILLARSVLTGKDAGFTPATNTNVALLGGRNTSDPAAQKIIPKLEEFLGNEESIKPLGDLERHRLVFVQETGGFSLRCIDGMKELRQSYQDWKGESIVAKRAQLRGESRDLPIPVHLQKEPPFWDVFPEDPAIFSLVVQARALGVLRQEENRTTKETVIRYTRQTAIGAESVDIASSWEEASQVLEVLACRPDREEIQRQVMQKLNAAETPTQKQAIFGQLTRYLEQRALELDKQGGKDSPDYKREARILLDVIERYKLKVESQSVSPGVVQQPRSDGGNAPTQIEAKSVTPQAHVFCTNCGTKNPSNSKFCFKCGTQLVKLN; translated from the coding sequence ATGGCAACTCCAGTCGAAGAAAAAAGCATGGTTCCCACCATCCTCATTGGAATCGGTGGCACCGGTGCCGAAATCGTCTCCCGAGTCCGACGCTTAGTTGCAGAAACCTACGGCAACTTAACCAACTTCCCCATCCTCAGCTTCCTGGTTATTGACACCGATAAAGACTATAAAATCAACAACCCCGACGCCGCTGGTTCGCCTTTAAAAGACAACGAAAAACACTGGGCAAGTGTCAGTGGTAAACAAGTCCGGGATATGGTGTCTAACATGGAAAACTATCCCTGGATTAATCGTTGGTTTCCTAGAGAATTAGAACGCAACATCACCTCATTAGAAGCCGGTGCGGGACAAATTCGTGCCTGTGGGCGATTTGCATTATGGTGTAACTATCACGAGATTCGGGATAAATTTCTCGCCGCCTGTCAACGGGTTAAAGGGCGGGAAAATTTTATGTTAGATCGCTATGGAATAAAAGTGAGTACCAATGCGATTAATGTCTTCATCACGGGGTCTTTATCCGGGGGAACGGGCAGTGGAATGCTCATCGATATGGGCTATAGTATTCGCAAATGGTTACAGGGAGAAGGCAGTCCCTTAATTACCGCCATTGTGCCGATGCCGAATGCCTTTGTGGGAATTAGTGTGGGCGATCGCGTTTTGGCAAATGGCTATGCGGCTTTAATGGAATTAAGTTATTTCTCTGACTACCGCACCGAATATGTTGCCCAGTTTAGTAACAGTTTAACGGATGAAGTCCGCAGCAAACGCCCTCCCTTTGATTTTACCTATTTAGTCGGAACTAAAAACGGTGAAAGTGACTTTAAACTGGATCAACTGCGGGAAATGATTGCTCAGAACATTTTCCTGGATTTAACCTCAGATTTTGCCCCCCATAAACGCTCCATTCGCGACAATATTAAGGGGGCTTGGGCGCAGGCTGATCCGGGGGGACGAGGGTATCCCAAGAACTTTATGAGTTTTGGTTTGTCTACGATAGAAATTCCTATCGCTCAAATTAGAACATCCTTATCGAATCGTTTGGCAAAAGATTTAATCGGGTGGTGGTTGAATGAGTCGGTGCAGTTACCGCCGCAATTATTGGAATTGGTGCGAGGGGATATCCTGAAGCGGATGCGGTTAACTGAGGCGGAATTAATTGCTGATTTATCAGCGGCGGCAGATCGGTCTTATTTAGCTGTTATTTCTGAGTGGGTCAATAGTATTCGTAATGAAATTGCCACCGATAACTGGCTGCAATGCACCCAGCAAGGGGTGAAGATGTTGGCGTCGGAAAAGGGTAATATTCGGCAATTTGTTGATGGGTATCTGAAACCGAAAGTTGATAATTATCGCGCTGATCATTTTCGCGAAATTAGTCCTGATGAACGGTTACATGGGGACTTCCTGAAAAAGATGTACGATAACCGAGATCAATTGATTAAACGGGGGCGGAAAGCCTTAGAGGATGAGTTTTATCAGATTCTAGAGAACCGCCGTCAAGGACCTAAATTTGCTGATGCATTCTTAGCAACGGTGCGACAGATTTTTGAGGATGCCAGTGATAAGTTTCGCCGGGAACAGGATAAGATTTGGTCACCGAAGGAATCGGAACGCCAGCGACAATATGAAGCGGCGCTGCAAGATATTACTGAATTTAAGGATAAGTTTGGTGTGACCAAACAAGCCAAAATGGAGGAGTATTGTGAATCAGCCCTGATTGGCTTAGAAGGCTGTTTAACGGCAACGATTCAGCGGAAGGCACGGGGCATCGGATTGGAAGTAATTAGTCGGTTACAAGAGCATTTAACAGTATTAGAGCGGCGATTCAACCGCTGGACGCAAAAGCTGATTCAGGCACGGGATTTGTATCAGGAAAAAGCGAATCGGCAGGCGGAGAGTGCGGATGCATTAGTGATTAATGGGATTAAGTTGTATGACCGACAGGAACTGAATGGATTATATCAGGATTTAATTGAGCAGTTGGCAGGGGCGTCTGAGGGGAGTCAAACGGCTTATGAGATGGGCATGAATGGGGTGTGTAGTACCTTATCTGAAGAAGTGCTGAATTTAGCCAGTCCCTTGTGGAAAGAAACCCGGATGGCAGATGAGGTGATGCGGTTATTTGATATTACCGAAATCCCGGATGTGCAAGATGAGGATTTGCGGCAGATTATTGTTGACCGCAGTCAGGTGGTGGTGGCGAAAGCCCCGCAGAGTAGTAAATTGCAGCAAGACTTGGCAGCGTGCGATCGCCTGTTTAAGGTGTTTAATGATGATGCGGAGATTGTGAATAATTTACGCATTGCTTATAACAAGTCTAAACCGTTAATTCTGCTTGCGCGATCGGTGTTAACCGGGAAAGATGCTGGATTTACCCCCGCAACGAATACGAATGTGGCGCTATTGGGTGGGCGGAACACCAGTGATCCAGCCGCACAGAAAATTATCCCTAAATTAGAAGAATTTCTGGGAAATGAGGAATCGATTAAACCCTTGGGCGATTTAGAACGACATCGCCTGGTATTTGTCCAAGAAACAGGCGGATTTTCCTTGCGTTGTATTGATGGGATGAAAGAATTACGCCAATCCTATCAAGATTGGAAAGGGGAAAGTATTGTGGCGAAACGGGCGCAGTTACGGGGAGAAAGTCGCGATTTACCGATTCCGGTACATCTGCAAAAAGAACCGCCGTTTTGGGATGTGTTTCCTGAAGATCCGGCTATTTTTAGTTTAGTGGTTCAAGCCCGGGCGCTGGGGGTATTGCGTCAAGAGGAAAATCGCACGACAAAGGAAACTGTGATTCGCTATACTCGACAAACGGCAATTGGTGCAGAATCGGTGGATATTGCCTCAAGTTGGGAAGAAGCGTCTCAGGTGTTGGAGGTGTTAGCTTGTCGCCCAGATAGGGAAGAGATTCAGCGTCAAGTGATGCAGAAATTGAATGCAGCAGAAACGCCTACACAAAAGCAAGCCATTTTTGGGCAATTGACGCGATATTTGGAACAACGGGCGTTGGAGTTGGATAAGCAGGGGGGAAAGGATAGTCCTGATTATAAGCGAGAGGCGCGGATTTTGTTGGATGTGATTGAGCGGTATAAATTGAAGGTAGAGAGTCAGTCTGTGTCGCCAGGGGTTGTGCAGCAGCCTCGGAGTGATGGGGGGAATGCGCCAACTCAGATTGAGGCGAAGAGTGTAACGCCGCAAGCCCATGTTTTCTGTACGAATTGTGGGACAAAGAATCCCAGCAATTCTAAGTTCTGTTTTAAGTGCGGCACTCAATTGGTTAAATTGAATTAA
- a CDS encoding COP23 domain-containing protein — protein sequence MKNTSIANLLVASMVATKVTLLLATPNSLATPAGTSFQCHQLTNHPSDSSWATFVVTATGEKLGSPILLWRNQLGSTYTPEVRCKFVTNRLNIVVTNNGGRLSNLWLTVGRVNGQGVICYVNGVGGGCNGSNVLLTLSGQNYRNPGAALGDLLAYIQTVQTGGASGTPIQESGGQLYVNLEELVDAAGTAQRGRARFYCGIHNGQPATIANHPQRGDITVIVWTSDLSTSSWSSQQRCKQISKRFQQNQESGNLNYIVAGRFNGNPVLCASQQVYTEVINCSDSAVLMTLRSEYDYQEVIRKIASINRNMSASPVVYSVDIQTLYQSKYPDIDVDLWQNYSSESRNNLTSNNSTTCIYFLYGCPNESNRSEVQDKATIFTVIISFNNQINNDANKTISGSGVIIAKHKETYYVLTNEQIISHANQYEILTHDKHNHTVISIKRLSNTNLAILEFKSKKVYEIVEIGNTRSFNIGDSVYVAGDLYFDETQIYQLAEGQITDTAIPNQKDRIEYTNVTTRGMKGGPVLDNHGELVGIHLNAGSGIPISVFLEAAPSELLDFIDN from the coding sequence ATGAAAAATACGTCAATTGCTAACCTGCTCGTCGCTAGCATGGTAGCAACTAAAGTTACCCTATTACTCGCTACACCCAACAGTTTAGCGACGCCTGCTGGTACTAGTTTTCAATGTCATCAGCTTACTAATCACCCTAGTGATTCATCCTGGGCAACGTTTGTGGTTACAGCAACGGGCGAGAAGCTGGGAAGTCCCATTCTTTTATGGAGAAATCAACTTGGTTCAACCTACACACCCGAAGTTCGCTGTAAGTTTGTCACCAATCGCCTGAATATTGTTGTTACTAATAATGGTGGTAGACTTAGCAACTTGTGGTTGACTGTTGGTCGAGTCAATGGTCAAGGTGTGATTTGTTATGTTAATGGTGTCGGTGGAGGCTGCAACGGAAGCAATGTATTATTAACACTCAGTGGTCAAAACTACCGAAATCCGGGTGCAGCGCTGGGAGATTTACTCGCCTATATCCAGACAGTCCAGACAGGGGGAGCGAGTGGGACTCCAATTCAAGAATCTGGTGGACAACTCTACGTCAACTTAGAAGAATTAGTCGATGCTGCTGGAACTGCTCAACGAGGGAGAGCAAGATTCTACTGTGGTATTCACAATGGTCAGCCAGCAACTATAGCTAATCACCCCCAGCGAGGTGATATAACTGTAATTGTTTGGACTTCTGATTTATCAACTTCAAGCTGGAGTAGTCAACAGCGCTGTAAGCAAATTTCCAAAAGGTTCCAACAAAATCAAGAAAGTGGTAATTTGAATTATATTGTTGCTGGTCGGTTTAATGGTAATCCTGTATTATGCGCGTCTCAACAGGTATATACAGAAGTGATCAACTGTAGCGATAGCGCAGTATTAATGACTCTCCGATCTGAATATGACTATCAAGAAGTAATTAGAAAAATTGCATCTATCAACAGAAATATGTCAGCATCTCCAGTTGTATATTCAGTAGATATTCAAACACTATATCAAAGCAAGTATCCTGATATTGATGTTGACTTATGGCAAAATTACAGTTCGGAATCAAGAAATAATCTCACCTCTAATAATTCTACTACCTGTATCTATTTTTTATATGGCTGTCCCAATGAATCCAATAGGTCAGAGGTTCAAGATAAAGCGACTATTTTTACCGTAATTATTAGTTTTAATAATCAAATAAATAATGACGCAAATAAAACAATTTCTGGTTCTGGAGTAATTATTGCCAAGCATAAAGAAACTTATTATGTGCTTACAAATGAACAAATTATCAGCCATGCAAATCAATATGAAATTCTTACTCATGACAAGCATAACCATACAGTCATATCTATTAAAAGACTATCTAATACTAATTTAGCTATCTTAGAGTTCAAAAGTAAAAAAGTATATGAAATTGTTGAAATTGGTAATACTAGGAGTTTTAATATAGGTGATTCTGTGTATGTTGCTGGTGATTTGTATTTTGATGAAACACAAATCTATCAGTTAGCTGAAGGACAAATAACTGATACAGCAATACCTAATCAAAAAGATCGCATAGAATACACTAATGTTACCACAAGAGGCATGAAGGGCGGACCGGTCTTAGATAACCATGGTGAGCTAGTTGGAATTCACTTGAATGCTGGCTCTGGTATTCCCATATCTGTTTTTTTAGAGGCAGCACCATCAGAATTGTTAGATTTTATAGACAATTGA